From the Sphingobacteruim zhuxiongii genome, the window AGCCGGAATTAATAGGATAACGGTACGCGGTTTCATACCTTGCCGTCAGCAGGGATGAGATATTTTTATAGACATTCCCGTTGTATCCAAAACTGTATTTAAGTTTTAGCTTTGAAAACAGGTCTAGTTTCAAGAAATGCTCTTTATGCAGGTTCCAGGCTGCTCCAACAGCATATAAAGGAACGCCTTTTTGATTTGACTCTACGCCAAAGATATTGCTTTGATCCAATCTAGCACTCGCGTTAAGTAAGTACTTCTGACTAAAGGCGTAGCTCACATGGGCATAATAAGATCGGTAGCGATCCGTTAAATCTTTTTGCGAATCGACATACGGAATCTGACTTGATCCCCCATAATTTGAATAATATTGTTGGAAAGGTATAAGGTAGCTTACTGCCGAAAACGTTCCTTGATCTGCGTTGTACCCGTAGCGGCGCGTCACATCACGCACATTATTTAAATCTTTCATCTCCAGTCCGGCAAAAGCATCTAATTGGTGAACAGCATGCCAATCCCGATTAAAGTTTAACTGAGCACGAACGTTCTGATTTTTGATTGCTACTGTTCCTAAATCGACAATATCCCCTTTTGGTATCGCAAAGGACAGATTCCCTGAGTCGTCAATCTGGGTGAAGCTATTTATCAAATTTCGCACATAGTAACTTTGTTCATCCTGTTGATTCACATCCTTTACGGCAACCTGGTTATATTGAACGAGAACATCCGCCGAGAGCGATGGAGAAAACCTGACATTGGCATTGATTCCAAGTTTGTAATTGGCGCTGGACTTTTGATTATTATATAGCTCTAATTCATCCAGAGGAAAATATTGCCAATTGAGTAGTCCTTTCTGTTGCGCTTGCTCGATAAAACTATTTCGAAAATTTTTTGTCACCGCCAGATGATTTCCCTGTGCATCCACAAAGCTCGCGTAGGGATAATACGGTACATTGTTGAATGCATCAAAGATCGTGTAAGTAGGCTTTTCAACAGTTCGTGTATAGGCGATGTTTGTCGCTAAAGTCAATCGATCTTTCCAAAGTCTGAAGGATTGATTTGTGCTTACCGTCATCCGCTGGAAACCTGTCTTCACTTGGCTATTTAAATTCTTATCATAGCCAGTTGAGAGATAATATGTGTGCTTTTTTGATCCCCCAGATATATTGATCGCATGTTGCTGAGCAAGGGAATTTTGATAGAGATATCGCTCGAGCTCACGCCGGTAGTCTACACGTTTTAATTTATCGATTTGTGCTTCCACGTTACTTTCGCTCATCATCCCGTCCCGTTTAGCAATGAGTAATTCAACGACTGGACTGAGTGCTGAATTGGAAAAAGAAGATTCCTCGCTTGCATAGTATCCTCTATCAAAAAGTAATCGTTCCATCGCAATGAAATCCGCCGAACTCATCATGGGCTGATAAAATAAATCAGGCTTTTCGCCGATAGTCCAATTTGATGTGGCCGCAACCTTTGATTCCGTTGACAACTTGCCTTGTTTGGTCGTGATTACGATAACGCCATTGCCTGCACGCGTTCCCCAAATAGAAGCTGCCGAAGCATCCTTTAAAACACTGATTGATTCGACGTCGTTTGGGTTGATATCCTTAAGATCACCCTCATAGGGAAAATTATCGACAACAATCAGTGGTTCGGCATTTCCTAGGATCGTACTCTGCCCTCGAATACTCATCGAGCTAGTGGAAACATTTGCACCAGATATAGGCGTGTTACGATTGAAGATTAATCCAGGAACAACGTCTTCAATTTTGCTGAGAATGTCGGTACTCACCCGACGGTTCAACAGTTCATTTCCAATATGCACGAAGCTTCCTGTGCTTCGCTGAGGTGATACGCGCTGGTAACCAGTACTAAACACCTCGACTTCTTGGAGCTTATTGATTGAGGGCTGCAAAAAAATATGGAAATCATCAGCAAATACCGAGATGATGGTATCCTTAAAGCCCAGGTGGGCGACGTGGATCACATTTTCCGAAAGAAGGCCTCCCAAGGTAAACTCTCCTAGTTTGTCCGTTTTCACTAATTTACTTCCATTGCGAATCGTCACCTGCGAAAGGAATGCGCTATCGGAAGCAGCGCGAACAGTACCTTTAATTAGGATGTTGCTCTTGGCCCCAGGGTTTTGGGGCTGCTGAGCAACTGATTTACTATTAAACGAACTAAAACAACAAATCAAAAAAATTAAAATGTAGCAACGCGAGCAACCTGTGGCTAGACAGCATCTACGACAAATTGGTAACAGTAGATTTTTAGCGGATCGAAATCTGCCAAGGAATAAAAGGTATAGATTTTTCATCGGTCAATTGGTTTGGTTCTGCAGTGGATTAGAAAATCCGTGCAAAATTTTCTTAGCGAGAATCTGTTAACATCAAACTCGAAATCTGTTAGATAGCTGATATAATGCCTGTTATCAGATATTTACAAATAACCAGCCACCCCTCAAATCAAATTGATTTAACAAGATTAGATCATCCCTTGATACAATGAAAAAAATAGTTTAGATTTATAGTGAATAAGTAAAATCAGTAAACTAGTCTAACCCATTATATTGGGAACGCTCTGCTTTTGCATTGCGGGTGACTGGAAACAGGAAATACGGGCCTGATCATTTAGGTTAGGCCCATATCTTCTGTTATTTTGACCGATTTTATTCTGGTGAACAGTATACGTTCTTGTATAAAGACTTTTTGGAAAACCATTTTTCTGGCCCCTCGGACTGGAAAACTGGTAGATGCCAATTCTTTGGTTTCGTTCTCATAATCAATTGTTTATTAGAACGATGCTATCTCTTGATGTCCATTGCAATTATGCAAGGAACGGCCTCACACTTTAGACCCAAGGGGAGCTAACCCTCCATCATCCAACACCAAAAAAGTGTTTGGTTGATGCCGTCAAAGTTTAACGTGAAGCCGCTCACATGCAATAATTCAAAAGTACGAAACTTTTTTAAAAGCATGGAGCGAACAACACGGCATTCTCGACGGAAATTTAGCTCTTTATGGGTCTGAGAAAAACATCGTTTATGACGTTCTACGCCTTCTTGTTGGTTCACTAATACAAATATAATAAATATTTAAAACGTACCAAATATTTGGTTCATTTTTTTTTATGAAAAACATTTTTGAGATCACTACAAACAGAGTTGAATTCGAATTAATTTTAAACATCAAAGTTCTCAGAGAACAAAAAGGGTGGTCGCAAAGGACATTAAGTCGAATGATGGGCTTAAATGAGACTTTTGTCGGGAAATGTGAATCGTTTAATCAACCAGAGAAGTATAACCTGCGGCACCTTATTACTTTATCTAAAATATTTAATTTGGAAAGATTAGATGATTTCTATTCGAACGGTATACCAAAAGATGAACAGATAAAAGTTATTTATCGAAAACTTGCAAAAATAAAAAAGGATGGAACTGAATCTAAAACGTTAGAGGATACAGTAGTCGAGATTGTCCCGATAGTAGGTGTTTCAAAAAAAAATAAATAGCGATTCGAGCTTCAATTAGGATATGATCTATTTGATTACATTTCAAAACTATGGAACTTTTAGATTTGATATATTCCCATGGAATGCGTATATAACTAAACGCTTACTATTATACGACTATTTCAAAACAATTATCATTCGATAAATAAATCTTTGATATTTCAAATTAGCGTGGAAATTTTCTGAGAAGACAGTAGTTTTTGTTCGCTACTCGAACACAACAAATGGATAAAGACTAACTGCCCATTTGAATGTATTACATAACACTACTCTCAACGAAGCATCCCCATACGCCGCTGAAATAATCAATTTAGGCGATTGGAAAATAATCCAACTCTGATAGAGGTTTTACTAGCGCATTTACATTCTAGCGGGAACAGTAAATTCATATAAATTATTATAGTTCTCAACTATTTTACAGCTTCCACTTCGCTGATACCTATATCAAAAATTCAAGCCCTGACCCTATACCCATTTTAATTGGGGACTATTTTTTATTTAGCATATAGATTACTTTTATTTAATCAACAATAGTGTTGTTTAGATAAATAACGCAAATGAGCTCTTCCAAAAACTCAGATTTTCTAGAAGAAGTAAAACAGATTGATTTAGTCTATTACCTGTCAAGTTTGGGTTATGAACCAATTCGAATACGAGGAAATGAGTTTTGGTATTTGTCTCCTCTAAGAATAGAAAAAACGGCCTCTTTCAAAATCAATAGAAAACTAAATAGGTGGTATGACTTTGGTCTTGGCAGAGGCGGAAGTTTGATTGATCTGGGGATACACCTAGAGAATTGCAGTATTGCAGATGTCATTTCGAAAATAAAAGACAGCAAATTAATTTTTCCGAGAAATCTAACACTTGCCGTACCATTGGAGTATCGCAAGCAAAATAAAATTGAGATTCTATCGAATACATCGTTACGTTCGGTTGAGCTTTTGGAATATTTACAACATCGGCGTATCGCTATCAGTATTGCCGATTTGTATTGTCGAGAGTTAACATATCGAGTGAAAAACAACCAATATAAGGCCATCGGATTTGCGAATCGTTCTGGCGGTTTCGAATTAAGAAATCCTATTACAAAAATATCCACCTCTCCCAAAGATATTAGCCATTTCGCTACTGGAAATCGAGAAATCCAAGTATTTGAAGGCTTTATGGATTTCCTCACCTTTAGAACACTAAATAAACAGATCGATGATCAGAGTGCCGATTTTCTTATCCTCAATTCCGTCTCATTATTCGAACGAGCAGAACAAGTTCTTGCCACTTACGATCGCGTTGGGCTCTTTTTCGATCAGGATGCTGCAGGCAGAGCGTTGACAGAACGCGCTCTTTGCTTAGGTGCAAAATTCTACGATCAAAGCGAATTATATCAAGGATACAAAGATCTGAACGATTGGGTGATGGAATACGGTAAACGCCAAACATTACATCCTACCGGGACGCTGCGTATCAAGTGAGAATCAAAAATGCTAGCATATGAGATCCAAGAGCATTAAGAAAACTAAAAAAGATTGTTCGGTCAATATCCGAATAACGTCGTCAGAATATCAGAGGCTCCAAAAGGAATGTGAAAAGACGATCTACCCCAATTTGTCCGTTTATCTCCGAGGAATGATTTTTCGGAAGCCAACCATCATGCGGATTCGCAATGAATCCATGGACGATATTCTGATCGAGATTTCAAAAATTCAAAATTCCATTTGCTTGCTGCATGAAGACAACGACGACCTTCAATTTCCCCATACCCAAACACGGTATTGTGGGGAACTTCAGCCTTCTATTGCTTACCAGATTATCGAGCTTAATGAATTGATCAAAAAACTATTAGCCTTATGTTTGTAAGAGTACACCATGTAAAGAGCTTCCATCACGCCTTAACTTATAATGAGCGAAAAGTGCTTGAGGGGAACGCACAATGCCTACAGGCATGCAACTTTCCATTGCTTAGAAATAATTTAACAAAGGAATTAACGAAGAAATATCTCAACCACTGGGAGGCAAAGAATGTAACATCTCAAATTAAGAGCTTGCATTTCCTTCTGTCCTTCTCACCGAAAAATCAGCATTTAGATCAAGGTCTTCTCACAGAAATTGCAAGAAATTATATGCGTTTAACGAGCCTTAGCCAACAGCCCTACCTGATCTATCAACACTTTGATACTGCCATCCCTCACCTACATATAATTTCCACATGCATTGATCAATCTGGAGCAAAAATAAACACAAGTATGTTCGTGTATCGTCGTTCACTGCCTGCTGTGAAAGAGCTAGTTCGTTTGTACGATCTTCACACAAACAAAATTGTTCCCGCATCATTCCTTGCAAAACAGCCGTCCCCTTGCAAAATTGAATATGGCAGCGTTCCAAGCAAACAAGCAATTGAAAATATTGTAGACTATTTACTAAAAAATTACTGTGTTTGCGATATCTACAGTTGGACAGCACTGTTAAGCCGTTGGCATATCAAACCAATCATTTTAACTCGCGAGCCTCGACAAACTTATGGAATGCTCTATTATATCACGGACGAAAAAAATAAAACAGTTAGTAGCGGAATTCCAGCAAGCAGGCTGCCGTCAGCTCCCACTTGGCAGAAGCTTTCAACCTATTTCAAGGAAAATGAAAATCGAAAACAAAAAGCAGAAACGACAATCAAAAATGTTTTACTTTATGCTTCCTGTTCAACCGAGAACTCCTACGCAAGCTTGGCTCGAACCTTAGTAAAAAATGGTATTGTTATCACTCATGCAAAAATCACTAAAGATGAAGATCCACTAGCTATCGTCATCAGTTTTGTCGATCGTGTAGCTGTGCGGCTTAGTGAATTAAATCTCGCCATCAGCGTTGAAAACATGTTAAAAATGGCCGAACTAAGTGCATCTATCAGCCACGGTAAAAATAAAATTTTCAGGGATACCAACAACATCACCTTGTCAAAAAATGGCTAGCGGAGAAAACATACAAGCATTAAGAAAGATTGCGGACATGTGCCGAACTATAGCTTTCTGTTTACTACTCGTACATATTTATTATGTGGGGTATGCTGCAT encodes:
- a CDS encoding SusC/RagA family TonB-linked outer membrane protein; translation: MICCFSSFNSKSVAQQPQNPGAKSNILIKGTVRAASDSAFLSQVTIRNGSKLVKTDKLGEFTLGGLLSENVIHVAHLGFKDTIISVFADDFHIFLQPSINKLQEVEVFSTGYQRVSPQRSTGSFVHIGNELLNRRVSTDILSKIEDVVPGLIFNRNTPISGANVSTSSMSIRGQSTILGNAEPLIVVDNFPYEGDLKDINPNDVESISVLKDASAASIWGTRAGNGVIVITTKQGKLSTESKVAATSNWTIGEKPDLFYQPMMSSADFIAMERLLFDRGYYASEESSFSNSALSPVVELLIAKRDGMMSESNVEAQIDKLKRVDYRRELERYLYQNSLAQQHAINISGGSKKHTYYLSTGYDKNLNSQVKTGFQRMTVSTNQSFRLWKDRLTLATNIAYTRTVEKPTYTIFDAFNNVPYYPYASFVDAQGNHLAVTKNFRNSFIEQAQQKGLLNWQYFPLDELELYNNQKSSANYKLGINANVRFSPSLSADVLVQYNQVAVKDVNQQDEQSYYVRNLINSFTQIDDSGNLSFAIPKGDIVDLGTVAIKNQNVRAQLNFNRDWHAVHQLDAFAGLEMKDLNNVRDVTRRYGYNADQGTFSAVSYLIPFQQYYSNYGGSSQIPYVDSQKDLTDRYRSYYAHVSYAFSQKYLLNASARLDQSNIFGVESNQKGVPLYAVGAAWNLHKEHFLKLDLFSKLKLKYSFGYNGNVYKNISSLLTARYETAYRYPINSGLPYAVITNPPYPNLRWERVQVNNIGLEFESFSSRLSGNFDLFFKKGIDLISQRYTDPTIGAQKVTTNNAATKSWGFDLSLSSKNLLGDFAWQTDVLLSHINEQVTDYNFEVNESDFVNMGYPIVGKPLFSLHSYAWAGLDPQNGSPKGYLDGTVTSDYTAILYQSKKSDLIYNGSLRPTWFGSLRNTFAYKKIQLSIALAYRLGYFFRKNTVNYYSVLTAQGGHGDFALRWQKPGDENFTQVPALPDQPDDPAIGFYLSADVLARRADHIRLQDIRFDYQLTKKEGNHLPFKNLTFFIYANNLGVLWVANKEGIDPDFQTAPLPRTISTGLILNF
- a CDS encoding helix-turn-helix domain-containing protein; amino-acid sequence: MKNIFEITTNRVEFELILNIKVLREQKGWSQRTLSRMMGLNETFVGKCESFNQPEKYNLRHLITLSKIFNLERLDDFYSNGIPKDEQIKVIYRKLAKIKKDGTESKTLEDTVVEIVPIVGVSKKNK
- a CDS encoding toprim domain-containing protein — protein: MSSSKNSDFLEEVKQIDLVYYLSSLGYEPIRIRGNEFWYLSPLRIEKTASFKINRKLNRWYDFGLGRGGSLIDLGIHLENCSIADVISKIKDSKLIFPRNLTLAVPLEYRKQNKIEILSNTSLRSVELLEYLQHRRIAISIADLYCRELTYRVKNNQYKAIGFANRSGGFELRNPITKISTSPKDISHFATGNREIQVFEGFMDFLTFRTLNKQIDDQSADFLILNSVSLFERAEQVLATYDRVGLFFDQDAAGRALTERALCLGAKFYDQSELYQGYKDLNDWVMEYGKRQTLHPTGTLRIK
- a CDS encoding relaxase/mobilization nuclease domain-containing protein, which translates into the protein MFVRVHHVKSFHHALTYNERKVLEGNAQCLQACNFPLLRNNLTKELTKKYLNHWEAKNVTSQIKSLHFLLSFSPKNQHLDQGLLTEIARNYMRLTSLSQQPYLIYQHFDTAIPHLHIISTCIDQSGAKINTSMFVYRRSLPAVKELVRLYDLHTNKIVPASFLAKQPSPCKIEYGSVPSKQAIENIVDYLLKNYCVCDIYSWTALLSRWHIKPIILTREPRQTYGMLYYITDEKNKTVSSGIPASRLPSAPTWQKLSTYFKENENRKQKAETTIKNVLLYASCSTENSYASLARTLVKNGIVITHAKITKDEDPLAIVISFVDRVAVRLSELNLAISVENMLKMAELSASISHGKNKIFRDTNNITLSKNG